A single region of the Duganella sp. BuS-21 genome encodes:
- a CDS encoding HAD-IA family hydrolase, with amino-acid sequence MTLPAVPRAILFDLDGTLADTAPDLAAAVNRLRTARGLAPTDYAILRPTASAGARGMIGASFGLKPEDQGYDELRDGFFANYEAAMAVHSGLFDGITELLTGIEAAGLQWGIVTNKPKRFTDPLLPQIGLAHAACSISGDTTPHAKPHPAPLLEAARRLNLAPEQCWYVGDDLRDIQAGKAAGMLTIGCGWGYCGPTEPQHWQADYVFQQPHELLALLQTTLAARPLAA; translated from the coding sequence ATGACCTTACCCGCCGTTCCACGCGCCATCCTGTTCGACCTCGACGGCACACTGGCCGACACCGCGCCCGACCTGGCCGCCGCCGTCAACCGGCTGCGCACCGCGCGCGGACTGGCGCCGACCGACTACGCCATCCTGCGCCCGACCGCCTCGGCCGGGGCGCGCGGCATGATCGGCGCATCCTTCGGCCTGAAGCCGGAAGACCAGGGCTACGATGAACTGCGCGACGGCTTTTTCGCCAACTACGAAGCGGCCATGGCCGTGCACAGCGGCCTGTTCGACGGCATCACCGAGCTGTTGACAGGCATCGAAGCGGCGGGCCTGCAATGGGGCATCGTCACCAACAAGCCCAAGCGCTTCACCGACCCGCTGCTGCCGCAGATCGGCCTGGCGCACGCGGCCTGCTCGATCTCGGGCGACACCACGCCGCACGCCAAGCCGCACCCGGCGCCGCTGCTGGAAGCCGCGCGCCGCCTGAACCTGGCGCCGGAACAGTGCTGGTACGTGGGCGACGACCTGCGCGACATCCAGGCCGGCAAGGCCGCCGGCATGCTGACCATCGGCTGCGGCTGGGGCTATTGCGGCCCGACCGAACCGCAACATTGGCAAGCCGATTATGTATTCCAGCAACCGCACGAGCTGTTGGCGCTGCTGCAGACCACGCTGGCGGCCCGGCCACTGGCGGCCTAG
- a CDS encoding SDR family oxidoreductase has protein sequence MQIDLKGKTAIVTGSTRGIGYAIAAGLAGAGATVVITGRKQADVDQALTRLRDQVPGAQVRGVAADLANADGFVVLQQAEPVADILVNNLGIFKLQPFAEIPDEEWTRFFEVNIMSGVRASRAYLPGMQAKNWGRIVFISSESGISIPADMIHYGFSKTGNLAISRGLAKSLAGTGITVNAVLPGPTLSEGVQDLVAPGADYAAAEREANAFVKEHRSGSLIQRVATPEEVANMVVYVCSPQASATTGAALRVDGGVVDTIV, from the coding sequence ATGCAGATCGATCTGAAAGGCAAGACCGCGATTGTGACCGGTTCCACGCGCGGCATCGGCTACGCCATCGCGGCGGGCCTGGCCGGCGCCGGCGCCACCGTCGTTATCACCGGCCGCAAACAGGCCGACGTCGACCAGGCCCTGACGCGGCTGCGCGACCAGGTGCCGGGCGCGCAAGTGCGGGGCGTGGCGGCCGACCTGGCCAACGCCGACGGCTTCGTCGTCCTGCAACAGGCGGAACCGGTGGCCGATATCCTGGTCAACAACCTCGGTATTTTCAAATTGCAGCCGTTCGCCGAGATCCCCGACGAGGAATGGACCCGCTTCTTTGAGGTCAACATCATGTCGGGCGTGCGCGCCAGCCGCGCCTACCTGCCCGGCATGCAGGCCAAGAACTGGGGCCGCATCGTGTTCATCTCTTCCGAATCGGGCATCAGTATTCCGGCCGACATGATTCATTACGGCTTCTCCAAGACCGGCAACCTGGCCATTTCGCGCGGCCTGGCCAAGAGCCTGGCCGGCACCGGCATCACCGTCAACGCCGTGTTGCCGGGACCGACCTTGTCGGAAGGCGTGCAGGACCTGGTGGCGCCGGGCGCCGACTACGCGGCCGCCGAGCGCGAGGCCAATGCCTTCGTCAAGGAACACCGCAGCGGCTCCCTCATCCAGCGGGTGGCGACGCCCGAGGAAGTGGCCAATATGGTGGTCTACGTCTGTTCGCCGCAGGCGTCGGCCACCACCGGCGCGGCGCTGCGGGTGGACGGCGGCGTGGTCGACACCATCGTCTGA
- the gyrA gene encoding DNA gyrase subunit A: MRKSYLDYAMSVIVGRALPDVRDGLKPVHRRVLFSMHEMNNVWNRPYVKCARVVGETMGKFHPHGDASIYDTLVRMAQDFSLRYMLVDGQGNFGSVDGDGAAAMRYTECRLDKISSELLADIDKDTVDFQPNYDGKEKEPTVLPTRIPNLLINGSSGIAVGMATNIPPHNLHEVIAGALHVLNNPDCSIDELIELIPAPDFPTGGTIYGVSGVRDGYRTGRGRVVMRAKTHYEEYGKDGGRTAIIVDELPYQVNKKSLLERIAENVRDKKLEGISDIRDESDKSGMRVVIELKRGEVPEVVLNNLYKQTQLQDTFGMNMVALVDGQPRLLNLKEMLSCFLSHRREVVTRRTVFELRKARERGHVLEGLAVALANIDEFIALIKAAPTPPVAKSALMDRSWDSSLVREMLSRTGEGPTAGGIDAFRPEHLPKHYGMQPDGMYKLSDDQAQEILQMRLQRLTGLEQDKIVNEYKDVMAEIADLLDILSKPSRVTTIITEEMTSVVTEFGDPNKDPRRSNIEHNASDLNTEDLITPQDMVVTLSHTGYMKAQPISEYRSQKRGGRGKQAMATKDEDWIDQLFIANTHDYILCFSNRGRMYWLKVWEVPQGSRNSRGKPIVNMFPLADNEKITVILPLSGENRTFPEDHYVFMSTSLGTVKKTPLKDFSNPRKAGIIAVDLDEGDFLIGAALTDGEHDVMLFSDSGKAVRFDENDVRPMGRNARGVRGMNLDEGQRVIALLVAENEQQSVLTATENGFGKRTPITEYTRHGRGTKGMIAIQTSERNGKVVAATLVDSTDEIMLITTGGVLIRTRVSEIREMGRATQGVTLIAVEDGTKLSGLQRVVETDIDEVELEPGPDSAAE; this comes from the coding sequence ATGCGCAAGAGCTACCTCGATTACGCCATGAGCGTGATCGTCGGCCGCGCCTTGCCGGACGTGCGTGACGGCTTGAAGCCGGTGCACCGCCGCGTCCTGTTCTCGATGCACGAAATGAACAACGTCTGGAACCGCCCCTATGTCAAATGCGCCCGTGTGGTGGGCGAGACCATGGGTAAGTTCCACCCGCACGGCGACGCCTCGATCTACGACACGCTGGTGCGTATGGCGCAGGACTTCTCGCTGCGCTACATGCTGGTGGACGGCCAGGGCAACTTCGGCTCCGTCGACGGCGACGGCGCGGCGGCGATGCGTTACACCGAGTGCCGTCTCGACAAGATTTCCAGCGAACTGCTGGCCGACATCGACAAGGACACGGTCGACTTCCAGCCGAACTACGACGGCAAGGAAAAAGAGCCGACCGTCCTGCCGACCCGCATCCCCAACCTGCTGATCAACGGTTCGTCCGGTATCGCGGTGGGTATGGCGACCAATATCCCGCCGCACAACCTGCATGAAGTGATCGCCGGCGCGCTGCACGTGCTGAACAATCCCGACTGCTCGATCGACGAACTGATCGAACTGATCCCGGCGCCGGACTTTCCGACCGGCGGCACCATCTACGGCGTCTCCGGCGTGCGCGACGGTTACCGCACCGGCCGTGGCCGCGTGGTGATGCGCGCCAAGACCCATTACGAAGAATACGGCAAGGACGGCGGCCGCACGGCCATCATCGTTGACGAACTGCCGTACCAGGTCAACAAGAAATCGCTGCTCGAACGCATCGCCGAAAACGTGCGCGACAAGAAGCTCGAAGGCATTTCCGACATCCGCGACGAGTCCGACAAGTCGGGCATGCGCGTGGTGATCGAGCTGAAACGCGGCGAAGTACCGGAAGTGGTGCTCAACAACCTGTACAAGCAAACGCAATTGCAGGACACCTTCGGCATGAATATGGTGGCGCTGGTCGACGGCCAGCCGCGCCTGCTGAACCTGAAGGAAATGTTGTCGTGCTTCCTGTCGCACCGCCGCGAAGTGGTGACGCGCCGTACCGTGTTCGAACTGCGCAAGGCGCGCGAACGCGGCCACGTGCTGGAAGGCCTGGCCGTGGCACTGGCCAACATCGACGAATTCATCGCCCTGATCAAGGCCGCGCCGACGCCGCCGGTGGCGAAGAGCGCCCTGATGGACCGTTCGTGGGATTCCTCGCTGGTGCGCGAGATGCTGTCGCGCACGGGCGAAGGCCCGACCGCCGGCGGCATCGACGCTTTCCGTCCCGAGCACCTGCCGAAGCACTACGGCATGCAGCCGGACGGCATGTACAAGCTGTCGGACGACCAGGCGCAAGAGATTCTGCAGATGCGCCTGCAACGCCTGACCGGCCTGGAACAGGACAAGATCGTCAACGAGTACAAGGACGTGATGGCCGAAATCGCCGACCTGCTGGACATCCTGTCCAAGCCGTCGCGCGTGACCACCATCATTACCGAAGAGATGACTTCGGTGGTGACCGAGTTCGGCGACCCGAACAAGGATCCACGCCGTTCCAACATCGAGCACAACGCCAGCGACCTGAATACCGAAGACCTGATCACGCCGCAGGACATGGTGGTGACCCTGTCGCACACCGGTTACATGAAGGCGCAGCCGATTTCCGAGTACCGTTCGCAGAAGCGCGGCGGTCGCGGCAAGCAGGCCATGGCCACCAAGGATGAAGACTGGATCGACCAGCTGTTCATCGCCAACACGCACGATTACATCCTGTGCTTCTCCAACCGTGGCCGCATGTACTGGCTCAAGGTGTGGGAAGTGCCGCAAGGCTCGCGCAACTCGCGCGGCAAGCCGATCGTCAATATGTTCCCATTGGCGGACAATGAGAAGATCACGGTCATCCTGCCGCTGTCGGGCGAGAACCGCACCTTCCCTGAAGACCACTACGTCTTCATGTCCACCAGCCTGGGCACCGTGAAGAAAACGCCGCTGAAGGACTTCAGCAATCCACGCAAGGCCGGCATCATCGCGGTCGACCTGGACGAGGGCGACTTCCTGATCGGCGCCGCGCTGACCGATGGCGAACACGATGTGATGCTGTTCTCCGACTCCGGCAAAGCCGTGCGTTTCGACGAAAACGACGTGCGTCCGATGGGCCGCAACGCCCGTGGCGTGCGCGGCATGAACCTGGACGAAGGCCAGCGCGTGATTGCGCTGCTGGTGGCCGAGAACGAGCAGCAGTCGGTGCTGACCGCGACCGAGAACGGCTTCGGCAAGCGTACCCCGATCACCGAGTACACCCGTCACGGCCGTGGCACCAAAGGCATGATCGCGATCCAGACCTCCGAGCGTAACGGCAAGGTGGTGGCGGCGACGCTGGTCGATTCGACCGACGAGATCATGCTGATCACGACCGGCGGCGTGTTGATACGCACCCGTGTGTCGGAAATCCGCGAGATGGGCCGCGCGACCCAGGGTGTGACCCTGATCGCAGTGGAGGACGGCACCAAGCTGTCCGGCCTGCAGCGCGTGGTGGAAACCGACATCGACGAAGTCGAGCTGGAACCAGGCCCGGATTCAGCTGCAGAGTAA
- a CDS encoding RNA polymerase sigma-70 factor, with protein sequence MSETSTFTALRTRLFSVAYRMLGTRADAEDVVQDAWLRWHDSDREAVQSAEAWLVTITTRLSIDRLRSRMAERASYVGWWLPEPIVEFDEHTPESNAERASEVSMAFLWVLERLSPEERAAFLMRQVFEHDYADIAAMLGKSEAACRQMVHRAQQRVQQQTPRFQVQKEQHHALLGRFIAAAQLGDRAAMKTMLADDVQLVADGGGKVNSYLHILHGAGRVAGSFWSLEHQYPQQVAYRQARVNGEPGLVRYVDGQLESAQSFRIENDHIVAVFIVRNPDKLTGVPQTIF encoded by the coding sequence ATGAGCGAAACTTCCACCTTCACGGCGCTGCGCACGCGCCTGTTTTCAGTCGCCTACCGCATGCTGGGCACCCGCGCCGACGCCGAAGACGTGGTGCAGGACGCCTGGCTGCGCTGGCACGACAGCGACCGCGAAGCCGTGCAGTCGGCGGAGGCCTGGCTGGTGACCATCACCACCCGGCTGTCGATCGACCGCCTGCGCTCGCGCATGGCCGAGCGTGCATCGTATGTGGGCTGGTGGCTGCCGGAACCCATCGTTGAATTCGACGAACACACGCCCGAGAGCAACGCGGAACGGGCCAGCGAGGTATCGATGGCCTTCCTGTGGGTGCTGGAGCGGTTGTCGCCGGAGGAGCGCGCGGCGTTCTTGATGCGGCAGGTATTCGAGCACGACTACGCCGACATCGCCGCCATGCTCGGCAAGAGCGAAGCGGCCTGCCGGCAGATGGTGCACCGGGCGCAGCAACGTGTACAGCAGCAAACGCCGCGCTTCCAGGTGCAGAAGGAGCAGCACCACGCCCTCCTGGGCCGCTTCATCGCCGCCGCGCAACTGGGCGACCGCGCCGCCATGAAAACCATGCTGGCCGACGATGTCCAGCTGGTGGCCGACGGCGGCGGCAAGGTCAACTCCTACCTGCACATCCTGCACGGCGCCGGCCGCGTGGCCGGCTCGTTCTGGTCGCTGGAACACCAGTATCCACAACAAGTGGCGTACCGCCAGGCCCGCGTGAACGGCGAGCCGGGGCTGGTACGCTATGTCGACGGCCAACTGGAATCGGCCCAGTCATTCCGCATCGAGAACGACCACATCGTCGCCGTCTTCATCGTCCGCAACCCGGACAAACTGACCGGCGTGCCGCAAACTATTTTCTGA
- the serC gene encoding 3-phosphoserine/phosphohydroxythreonine transaminase gives MTHIYNFSAGPAVLPKEVLAQAAAEMLDWHGSGMSVMEMSHRGPEFMSIYKAAERDLRELLAVPDNYKILFMQGGGLSQNALIPLNLVGHKPQPATIDFIHTGSWSGKSIKEAAKYANVNVAASSMTSVPPQSAWKLTPGAAYLHLCTNETIDGVEFDFDAGVPAAMDGVTLVADMSSHILSRRIDVSKYGVIFAGAQKNIGPAGVTIVIVRDDLLGKALPVCPSAFDFKLVADNESMYNTPPTYGIYIAGLVFQWLKRQGGVAEMEQRAKAKAELLYNALDASDFYETRVAPPSRSRMNVPFYLKDESKNEAFLAGAKARGLLQLKGHKSVGGMRASIYNAMPIEGVQALVDYLNEFAANNP, from the coding sequence GTGACTCACATCTACAACTTCTCCGCCGGCCCTGCCGTATTGCCGAAGGAAGTGCTGGCGCAAGCTGCCGCTGAAATGCTCGATTGGCATGGCAGCGGTATGTCCGTCATGGAGATGAGCCACCGCGGGCCGGAGTTTATGTCGATTTACAAGGCGGCCGAGCGCGATCTGCGCGAGCTGTTGGCAGTACCGGACAATTACAAGATCTTGTTCATGCAGGGCGGCGGACTGTCGCAAAACGCCCTGATACCGCTGAACCTCGTCGGCCACAAGCCGCAGCCAGCGACCATCGATTTTATCCATACCGGCTCGTGGTCGGGCAAATCCATCAAGGAAGCCGCCAAGTACGCCAACGTCAACGTCGCCGCGTCGTCCATGACGTCGGTGCCGCCGCAATCGGCGTGGAAGCTCACGCCCGGCGCGGCCTATCTGCACCTGTGCACCAACGAGACCATCGACGGCGTCGAGTTCGATTTCGACGCCGGCGTGCCGGCGGCGATGGACGGCGTGACGCTGGTGGCCGACATGTCCTCGCACATCCTGTCGCGCCGCATCGACGTCTCGAAATACGGCGTGATCTTCGCCGGCGCGCAAAAGAACATCGGCCCGGCCGGCGTCACCATCGTCATCGTGCGCGACGACCTGCTGGGCAAGGCGCTGCCGGTGTGCCCGTCGGCCTTCGACTTCAAGCTGGTGGCCGACAACGAATCGATGTACAACACGCCGCCGACCTACGGCATCTACATCGCCGGCCTGGTGTTCCAGTGGCTGAAGCGGCAGGGCGGCGTGGCCGAGATGGAGCAGCGCGCCAAGGCCAAGGCCGAGCTGCTGTACAACGCGCTCGATGCCAGCGATTTTTACGAAACGCGGGTAGCGCCACCAAGCCGCTCGCGCATGAACGTGCCCTTCTACCTGAAGGACGAAAGCAAGAACGAAGCATTCCTGGCCGGCGCCAAAGCGCGCGGCCTGCTGCAACTGAAGGGCCACAAGTCCGTCGGCGGTATGCGCGCATCGATCTACAACGCGATGCCTATCGAGGGCGTGCAAGCGCTCGTAGACTACTTGAACGAATTCGCAGCGAACAACCCATGA
- the pheA gene encoding prephenate dehydratase, with amino-acid sequence MNDKLKPLREQIDSIDAQILDLLNQRAKVAQEVGHVKAETGAPVFRPEREAQVLRGVAERNPGPMGDAELQTIWREIMSACRSLEKRVTVAFLGPAGTYSEQAVYEQFGTAVDVLPCASIDEVFRATEAGTAEFGVVPVENSTEGAIGRTLDLLLHTPLTISGEVSIAVRHSLLTASGTMDGITAICAHAQALAQCQIWLNNNYPDIERRAVSSNAEAARMARDDHGIAAIAGERAGVRYGLGTVKPNIQDDPHNRTRFAVIGSLQAGPSGEDRTSLALAAPHKAGSIYRLLGSLAQHGVSMTRFESRPARTGTWEYYFYVDVEGHVQDPAVAKALDELQGNAAFFKVLGSYPVSLT; translated from the coding sequence ATGAACGATAAACTCAAACCCTTGCGCGAACAGATCGATTCGATCGACGCGCAGATCCTGGACCTGCTGAACCAGCGCGCCAAAGTGGCGCAGGAAGTCGGCCATGTGAAAGCCGAAACCGGTGCGCCGGTGTTCCGTCCCGAACGCGAGGCGCAGGTGTTGCGCGGCGTGGCCGAACGCAATCCCGGCCCGATGGGCGACGCCGAGCTGCAAACCATCTGGCGCGAGATCATGTCCGCTTGCCGCTCGCTGGAAAAGCGCGTGACCGTGGCCTTCCTCGGCCCGGCCGGCACCTACAGCGAACAGGCCGTGTACGAGCAGTTCGGCACCGCCGTCGATGTGCTGCCTTGCGCGTCGATCGATGAAGTGTTCCGCGCCACCGAGGCGGGGACGGCGGAATTCGGCGTGGTGCCGGTCGAGAACTCGACCGAAGGCGCCATCGGCCGCACGCTGGACCTGCTGCTGCATACGCCGCTGACCATCAGCGGCGAGGTCTCCATCGCCGTGCGTCACAGCCTGCTGACGGCCAGCGGCACCATGGACGGCATCACCGCCATCTGCGCCCATGCGCAGGCGCTGGCGCAGTGCCAGATCTGGTTGAATAATAATTACCCAGACATCGAACGCCGCGCCGTCTCGTCCAACGCCGAAGCGGCACGCATGGCGCGCGACGACCACGGCATCGCCGCGATCGCCGGCGAGCGCGCCGGCGTGCGCTACGGCCTGGGCACGGTGAAACCCAACATCCAGGACGACCCGCACAACCGCACGCGTTTTGCCGTCATCGGCTCGCTGCAGGCCGGCCCGTCGGGCGAAGACCGTACCTCGCTGGCGCTGGCGGCGCCGCACAAGGCGGGCTCCATCTACCGCCTGCTTGGCTCGCTGGCGCAGCACGGCGTGTCGATGACGCGCTTCGAATCGCGCCCGGCGCGCACCGGCACTTGGGAGTACTACTTCTACGTCGACGTCGAAGGCCACGTGCAGGACCCGGCCGTCGCCAAGGCGCTGGACGAGCTGCAAGGCAACGCCGCCTTCTTCAAGGTGCTGGGATCGTATCCCGTCAGCCTGACCTGA
- a CDS encoding NADPH-dependent F420 reductase, which translates to MKISIIGAGAIGSTIARILTAAGIPVALANSREPASLATLADQLGPLLTPVTAAEAARADLVFLSVPWSKIPAAVAGLGPWQGRIVVDTNNAIEAPSFRAVELHGKASSIVIGDLLPGAHVVKAFNHLQAALLSRAPEEEGGRRVLFVSGDHGDSKRAVLALVERLGFAGIDLGTLDGGGRLAQFPGGPLPTLNLVKF; encoded by the coding sequence ATGAAGATATCCATCATCGGCGCGGGCGCCATCGGTTCCACCATCGCCCGTATCCTGACCGCCGCCGGCATTCCGGTGGCGCTGGCCAATAGCCGCGAACCGGCCTCGCTGGCCACCCTGGCCGACCAACTTGGGCCGCTGCTGACGCCGGTGACTGCCGCCGAAGCGGCGCGGGCCGATCTGGTATTCCTGTCCGTGCCGTGGTCGAAGATCCCGGCGGCCGTGGCCGGCCTCGGACCGTGGCAGGGCCGCATCGTGGTCGATACCAACAATGCCATCGAGGCGCCGTCGTTCCGCGCGGTGGAGCTGCACGGCAAGGCGTCCAGTATCGTGATCGGGGACTTGCTGCCTGGCGCGCATGTGGTCAAGGCCTTCAACCACCTGCAAGCGGCCTTGTTGTCACGCGCCCCCGAGGAGGAAGGCGGACGTCGCGTGCTGTTCGTCTCCGGTGACCATGGCGATTCCAAGCGCGCCGTGCTGGCGCTGGTGGAACGGCTGGGTTTTGCCGGCATCGATCTCGGCACGCTGGACGGCGGCGGTCGCCTGGCGCAATTCCCGGGCGGCCCGCTGCCGACCTTGAACCTCGTGAAGTTCTAG
- a CDS encoding carboxymuconolactone decarboxylase family protein, with protein sequence MTQTARLPFFQLAPAKLQAMIALSGAVKKSSIGVRLVELINLRVSQINGCGVCVDMHWRDLIKQGAEPRHLNAVSGWREAPFFSALERAALNWAEAVNALPHKHPTDDDFAQLKEHFTDTEIAEISYTIATIRGWNVINASLLNQIPEVPAPGF encoded by the coding sequence ATGACCCAAACCGCCCGCCTTCCCTTCTTCCAACTCGCTCCGGCCAAGCTGCAGGCCATGATCGCGCTGTCCGGCGCCGTCAAGAAAAGCTCGATCGGCGTGCGCCTGGTGGAGCTGATCAACCTGCGCGTGTCGCAAATCAACGGCTGCGGCGTGTGCGTCGACATGCACTGGCGCGACCTGATCAAGCAAGGCGCCGAACCGCGCCACCTGAACGCCGTCTCCGGCTGGCGCGAGGCGCCGTTCTTCAGCGCCCTGGAACGCGCGGCGCTGAACTGGGCCGAGGCGGTCAACGCCCTGCCCCACAAGCACCCGACCGACGACGATTTCGCCCAGTTGAAAGAACATTTCACCGACACCGAAATCGCCGAGATCAGCTACACCATCGCCACCATTCGCGGTTGGAACGTCATCAACGCCAGCCTGCTCAACCAGATCCCGGAAGTGCCGGCGCCGGGCTTCTAA
- a CDS encoding OmpA family protein — MKKLISMLAISAAFAASAIAQTTPTAPPYAPVTTDIKASTPKSAYVQDARGIIARDPFGLCWRTGYWTPADAVPGCDLPLCVEPEKLENGKCVAPPPPPVAPAPAPAPAPMPAPAPAPVPTAQKVSFAADAFFDFDKAVLKPEGKAKLDDVTSKLGSINLEVIIAVGHTDSVGSDEYNQKLSVRRAEAVKAYIISKGVEANRVYTEGKGEKQPVADNKTAEGRAKNRRVEIEVVGTSK; from the coding sequence ATGAAAAAACTGATTTCGATGTTGGCCATCTCGGCTGCATTCGCAGCCTCCGCCATCGCCCAGACCACCCCGACCGCGCCACCCTACGCACCGGTCACCACCGACATCAAGGCATCGACCCCGAAAAGCGCCTACGTTCAGGACGCACGCGGCATCATCGCCCGTGACCCGTTCGGCCTGTGCTGGCGCACCGGCTACTGGACCCCGGCTGATGCCGTGCCAGGTTGCGATCTGCCACTGTGCGTAGAGCCAGAGAAGCTGGAAAACGGCAAGTGCGTGGCGCCTCCGCCGCCACCGGTCGCCCCAGCGCCTGCGCCAGCACCGGCACCAATGCCAGCACCTGCTCCAGCACCAGTGCCAACCGCACAAAAAGTGAGCTTCGCCGCTGACGCGTTCTTCGACTTCGACAAAGCCGTCCTGAAACCGGAAGGCAAAGCCAAGCTGGATGACGTCACGTCGAAACTGGGTTCGATCAACCTGGAAGTCATCATCGCCGTCGGTCACACCGACTCGGTGGGTTCGGACGAGTACAACCAGAAGCTGTCGGTACGCCGCGCTGAAGCCGTCAAGGCCTACATCATCTCCAAAGGTGTGGAAGCCAACCGCGTCTACACCGAAGGCAAAGGCGAGAAACAGCCAGTTGCAGACAACAAAACTGCAGAAGGCCGCGCTAAAAACCGTCGCGTAGAAATCGAAGTAGTCGGCACCAGCAAGTAA
- the ubiG gene encoding bifunctional 2-polyprenyl-6-hydroxyphenol methylase/3-demethylubiquinol 3-O-methyltransferase UbiG yields MNADPLELQKFAELAHRWWDPTSEFRPLHEINPLRLEWINARAPLAGKNVIDIGCGGGILSESMARKGATVTGIDLGEKALKVADLHSLESGVQVRYKLIAAEDMAVQEAGQYDVVTCMEMLEHVPDPAAIVRAAAALVKPGGQVFFSTLNRNPKAYLFAVIGAEYILNMLPKGTHDYEKFITPSELSQFIRSAGLEVQGFKGMGYNPLTKIYSLNENTSVNYLVAARRPL; encoded by the coding sequence ATGAACGCCGACCCATTAGAACTGCAAAAATTCGCCGAACTCGCCCACCGCTGGTGGGACCCGACCTCGGAGTTCCGCCCGCTGCACGAAATTAATCCGCTGCGCCTGGAATGGATCAACGCGCGCGCCCCGCTGGCCGGCAAGAACGTGATCGACATCGGCTGCGGCGGCGGCATCCTGTCCGAATCGATGGCGCGCAAGGGCGCCACCGTCACCGGCATCGACCTCGGCGAGAAAGCCCTGAAAGTGGCCGACCTGCATTCGCTGGAATCCGGCGTGCAGGTGCGCTACAAGCTGATCGCCGCCGAAGACATGGCCGTGCAGGAAGCCGGCCAGTACGACGTGGTCACCTGCATGGAAATGCTCGAACACGTGCCGGACCCGGCCGCCATCGTGCGCGCCGCCGCCGCGCTGGTGAAACCGGGCGGCCAGGTGTTCTTCTCGACGTTGAACCGCAATCCGAAAGCCTATCTGTTCGCCGTCATCGGCGCCGAGTACATACTCAACATGCTGCCCAAGGGCACCCACGACTACGAAAAATTCATCACGCCGTCCGAGCTGTCGCAGTTCATCCGCAGCGCCGGGCTGGAAGTGCAAGGCTTCAAAGGCATGGGCTACAATCCGCTGACCAAGATCTACTCGCTCAACGAGAACACCAGCGTCAACTACCTGGTGGCCGCGCGCCGCCCATTGTAA